Proteins from a genomic interval of Stenotrophomonas sp. WZN-1:
- a CDS encoding trypsin-like peptidase domain-containing protein — MRILAVLLLASLAGCAGARPSVERYTYRIGMQDGGLCSATAVGREVLLTAKHCITEKDSVVYFGDKRVTIRHIEVDGHDHALLWVDQRFPVWAQRGPTTHKGDGLSFVGNVDGFDQFYRSGQMAGWYSSAMLLDMTCGKGDSDAGVFNESGQLVGMVSAVYVGPIVRFCVSYPLAFSPKQWARI; from the coding sequence ATGCGCATCCTAGCCGTCCTACTGCTGGCCTCACTGGCTGGTTGCGCTGGAGCGCGCCCGTCAGTTGAGCGGTACACCTACCGAATTGGCATGCAGGACGGCGGCCTATGTAGTGCTACGGCAGTGGGGCGTGAGGTCCTACTGACAGCAAAGCACTGCATCACTGAGAAAGACTCGGTCGTCTACTTCGGCGACAAGCGCGTGACCATCCGCCATATCGAGGTGGACGGCCATGACCATGCGCTGCTGTGGGTCGATCAGCGGTTTCCGGTATGGGCGCAGCGCGGTCCGACCACGCACAAGGGCGACGGGCTGTCGTTCGTCGGCAATGTTGATGGATTCGATCAGTTCTACCGGTCGGGCCAGATGGCGGGTTGGTACAGCTCGGCGATGCTGCTGGACATGACCTGCGGCAAGGGCGACTCGGACGCCGGAGTATTCAACGAGTCCGGCCAGCTGGTCGGCATGGTCAGTGCGGTGTACGTGGGGCCGATCGTTCGGTTCTGCGTGTCCTACCCGCTGGCGTTCAGCCCCAAGCAGTGGGCGCGAATCTGA
- a CDS encoding DUF3307 domain-containing protein, whose protein sequence is MSLIEMFAALCVGHALADYPLQGDFLARAKNRSNPLTGTPWFQALGAHSLIHAGFVGLITGSLWLAAAEFLAHAAIDDLKCTGKIDFNADQVLHIICKLVWTVIALAGVP, encoded by the coding sequence ATGAGCCTGATAGAAATGTTTGCTGCGCTGTGCGTAGGCCATGCGCTAGCCGATTACCCGTTACAGGGCGACTTTCTCGCCCGTGCTAAGAATCGATCCAATCCTTTGACGGGTACGCCATGGTTTCAGGCGCTCGGCGCTCATTCGCTGATTCATGCTGGATTTGTTGGTCTGATTACCGGGAGTCTATGGCTTGCGGCGGCGGAGTTCTTGGCGCACGCGGCAATCGATGACCTGAAGTGCACAGGAAAGATCGACTTCAACGCCGATCAAGTGCTGCACATCATCTGCAAGTTGGTCTGGACAGTCATTGCGCTCGCGGGCGTGCCATGA